A genome region from Cucumis sativus cultivar 9930 chromosome 4, Cucumber_9930_V3, whole genome shotgun sequence includes the following:
- the LOC101215775 gene encoding CDK5RAP3-like protein has protein sequence MQGPDDIRNLPIDITFSRLGEWLIDRKRIPSDWRKRLAALKVRITKELLSLPKDADPYFHTLDPEDIGYLEAKKIYNILLESTPESRNIFGRLSGAAGAWEVIVRAYEKDHIFLGEAAQIIVQNVNYEIPYQKKQVQKIHQQLAELERKESDTKRNASLSAAKYVEACQDLGLQGKNVRAELLETARSLPSTFSRILEVINGDSVSRAIEYYSNFVRDAHSDKDKHLTVLPNLRHIHEHPPSLHVSVGFENVDSVNVQSSYIEPDAIGQTGIAADNIDWDISMENAQIDWDIGALEETEDTGNGLGPYEIVHASEAVESYQMESNKEGCTTLPETTVSEISWDVSVETPQVDIIDDVTLPDIEVDHNTFIPSTQSGEITEVRSQLLETEYRNKILDDLYEVKAFLTQRLNELKNDETLSLQHQVQAVAPFVLQQYTSDAIETMLSDVSLAISLMSSRKTQDLIMILNSKRFLERLVSTLEEKKQREVKLKEGLKELAAKRMELQNSLASFWPKQESAVKKTRELKKLCESSLSSMFDGRPVNIIGEINAVLTSGLTA, from the exons ATGCAGGGCCCCGATGATATTCGTAATCTTCCAATCGACATCACATTCTCCCGTCTTGGTG AATGGCTCATCGATCGGAAAAGAATCCCTTCTGATTGGCGTAAGCGTTTAGCTGCGTTGAAAGTTCGCATCACCAAGGAGCTCTTGTCCCTCCCCAAAGATGCCGATCCCTATTTCCATACCTTAGATCCTGAAG ATATTGGTTATTTAGAggcaaagaaaatttataatattcttCTAGAGTCAACCCCAGAAAGCCGGAATATATTTGGCCGGCTATCAGGTGCTGCT ggTGCTTGGGAGGTGATTGTAAGAGCTTATGAGAAGgatcatatttttcttggCGAGGCTGCTCAAATAATTGTTCAGAATGTGAATTATGAAAT CCCATATCAGAAGAAACAGGTCCAAAAGATTCATCAACAGCTAGCTGAGCTGGAACGTAAAGAATCTGATACTAAAAGAAATGCCTCTCTTTCAGCAGCTAAATATGTCGAGGCTTGTCAGGATCTCGGTTTGCAG GGAAAAAATGTTAGAGCTGAACTTCTGGAGACTGCAAGGTCCCTTCCAAGCACATTTAGCAGAATATTGGAAGTTATAAATGGTGATTCTGTGTCACGTGCTATTGAATACTATTCCAATTTTGTAAGGGATGCTCACTCGGATAAGGAT AAACACTTGACTGTATTACCAAACCTACGGCATATACATGAGCATCCTCCTTCTTTACATGTGTCTGTGGGCTTTGAGAATGTTGATTCTGTAAATGTTCAGTCAAGCTACATAGAACCAGATGCTATTGGACAAACAGGAATTGCTGCCGATAATATTGACTGGGATATATCAATGGAAAATGCTCAAATTGATTGGGATATAGGTGCATTGGAAGAAACTGAGGATACAGGAAATGGTTTGGGACCTTATGAAATAGTTCATGCAAGTGAAGCTGTGGAATCATACCAAATGGAATCTAACAAGGAGGGTTGTACTACATTGCCCGAGACTACTGTGTCTGAGATATCATGGGATGTCAGTGTTGAAACACCGCAAGTTGATATCATTGATGATGTAACCTTGCCTGATATAGAGGTGGATCATAATACATTCATCCCTTCAACTCAGTCTGGAGAAATCACTGAAGTTAGGAGTCAGCTTTTGGAGACCGAGTATAGGAATAAGATTCTTGACGATCTATATGAG GTTAAGGCATTTCTAACTCAACGTTTGAATGAGttgaaaaatgatgaaacACTGTCTTTGCAACATCAAGTCCAGGCAGTGGCTCCCTTTGTGCTGCAGCAATATACTTCTGATGCCATTGAGACGATGCTATCAGATGTTTCCTTGGCTATATCATTAATGTCAAGTAGGAAAACTCAAGATTTAATTATGATTCTCAATTCTAAAAG ATTTCTAGAGAGATTAGTTAGTACACTAGAGGAAAAGAAGCAACGTGAAGTGAAATTAAAGGAAGGGTTAAAGGAGTTGGCTGCCAAGCGCATGGAGCTGCAAAATTCATTAGCTTCATTTTGGCCAAAACAG